Within Flavobacterium pisciphilum, the genomic segment TTTCATCCATCTAATTTTTACTTTTTACACGGTTATATTATTTTGCTGCCGCCTCTTACGAGGCGGTTCAATCCCAGTAATCAAAGCGCCGGAATAGTTTTATTTCTAATAGGTTGCCTTTTGTCCTTTTAAAAAAGATTGCCAGAAGATTTTCGGATAAATCCTGCCGTAAATTTTTCTAATTGCGATCCGCCGTAAATTCTGAATAAAGAGAAAATGATCGTTTTTTGCCTGTCTTGAAACTCCCATAAAATAAGATATTTTTAATTTTGTTATCATTTGTAACATAATTATTTTTAAAATTGTTCTGATCTATACTAATTTTGACTTGTATAAAAGGAGAAAAGAGTATGGAAAGGTCAATTGTACATATCGATATGAACACGTTTTTTGTCTCCTGCGAAAGACTTACCAATTCCGAATTAAACGGAATACCGCTTATTATTGGAGGAGGTGAAAGAGGTGTTGTGGCCTCGTGCTCCTATGAGGCCCGTCGTTTTGGAGTACGCTCCGCCATGCCCATTCACATGGCCATGAAGCTTTGCCCACAGGCTAAAATCATGAAAGGGGATATGGAACTATATTCCCGGCTTTCGCATGACATCACCGAGATCATTCAGGAAAAAGCACCCGTGGTGGAAAAGGCAAGCATCGATGAATTTTATCTCGATATTACCGGCATGGACAAGTTTCATGGCAGCTACAAATGGACGAGTGAATTGGCCCAGACTATTATCAAGGAAACCGGCCTGCCGCTCACCTTTGCATTGTCCATCAATAAAACAGTATCCAAAATTGGAACCGGGGAAGGAAAACAGAAACAAAACCTGGAGATACCCCAGCATTTGGTGCAGTCCTTTTTGAATCCCTTGTCGGTTCAGAAAATACCAATGGTCGGTGACAAAACGTTCCAGCTGCTCTCACGCATTGGGATCCGAACCATTGAAACGCTCTCCAAAATGCCGTGTGATGTACTGCAGCAGATGATCGGCAAAAATGGTTCGGAGCTTTGGAAAAAAGCCAATGGTATAGATAATAATCCCGTGGAGCCCTACACGGAGCGAAAATCCATTTCCACCGAACATACCTTCTCTCAGGATACCATCGATATTGACAGGCTAAAAAGGGTGATTCTGGGAATGATTGAAAAACTGGCTTTTCAATTGCGATCGGAAGAGTGGCTGACTTCCACGGTCACCATCAAAATACGCTACGCCAATTTTGATACCGAAACCAAGCAGTGCCGCGTGCAATATACCTCGGCGGATCACATTCTGACTAAAACCGTAACGGATCTTTTCGAAAAACTATACCAGCGCCGAATGCGCCTTCGCCTTATTGGTGTGCGCTTTAGCGGACTGGTTCGCGGTACGTATCAGATCGATCTTTTTCAGGATACCGAGGAAATGCTCGCGCTCTATCAGGCTATGGACCGGATGAAAACCCGTTATGGTTTTGATGCTGTGATGCGCTGTGCCGGGGCCTCCTTTAAACCCAATACTAAAAATGAAATTTTAAAACGTAAATCCCAGTAAAATGTATCTCAATTGTCATTCCTTCCACTCCCTGCGTTATGGCACTATTCCCTTGGAGGATTTGATCTCCCATGCCAGTTCCTGCGGGGTTACCGCTATGGCGCTTACCGACATTAACACAGTAACTGGAATTTACGATTTTATAAAGGGGTGTGATGCTGCAGGGATAAAACCTTTGGTGGGTATGGAATTTCGCTCTGAGCATGAGCTGCGCTACATCGGCCTTGCCAAAAATGCATCAGGCCTTGCCGAAATGAACCGTTTTTTGACAAGCCACAATTATGAAAAAACGCCACTTCCTTTCTTAGCTCCTGATTTCTCAAATGTTTTTGTAATTTATCCATTGGAGAATGCTCCGCTCTCACTTGCTGAAAACGAGTTTATTGGTATTCGTCCGGAGCAGCTTCAAAAACTGGTTTTGTCCGAGTGGAAAACAAGACAGGAAAAAATGGTGATTCTCCAGCCTGTTACTTTCCGTACCAAACGTGAATATAACCTGCACAAAATACTCAGGGCCATAGACCTGAACCTGATTTTATCGCGGCTTTCCCTGAATGATTACTGCAGAGAGTCCGAAATAATGGTGCCTCAGGAAAGAATATTGAATTGTTATGAGCAGTATCCGCATATTATTTCAAACACTCAAAAGATAATAAATGAATGTGATTTTATATTTGATTTTACAACACCCAAGAACAAGAAATTTTACACCAACAGCAAAAGGGATGATATGATCCTTTTGACCTCGCTGGCAAAGCAGGGCCTGGAATGGCGCTATGGTAAAAATAATGCAGAGGCGAAATCCAGAATGTTCAAGGAACTCAAAGTAATTGAGCAATTGGAATTCAGCGGTTACTTTTTGATTACAGCCGATATTATTCGTTTCAGCACCTCTCAGGGGTTCCTGCATATTGGACGCGGCAGCGGCGCCAATAGTATCATCGCCTACTGCCTGGGCATTACCGATATCTGTCCTTTGGAATTGGACCTGTACTTTGAAAGATTTCTGAACCTCAACCGTAAAAGCCCCCCGGATTTTGATATCGACTGGAGCTGGAAGGAAAGAGATGTTATTCTTGAATACATTTTCTCCCGTTATGGATATGACCACGTAGCCTTCTGCGGCACCAACGTGGAATTTAAATACCGCTCTATTTTTCGGGAAGTCGGAAAAGTTTTTGGTCTTCCTAAGGAAGAACTCGATGCGCTGGCCAAAAACCCGATGACGCTTCATGCCACAAACAAAGTAGTGAAGCAGGTACAGGAATATGGGATGCTTTTGGCAAAATATCCTAACCAGAGAAGCATGCACTCCTGCGGGATCCTGATCTCCCAGGAGCCTATTACCAATTACTCGCCCCTGGAAATGCCCCCTAAAGGTTTTCCAATTGTGCTTTTTGATATGCATATAGCAGAGGACATCGGACTTGAAAAATTTGATATCCTGAGCCAGCGCGGGATCGGCCATATTGATGACAGTGTAAAGCTGATTGAGAAAAACAGGGGTATTCGCCTAAATATCCGCGATACCTCGATTTCAAAAAATGAAGCCAGCTGCAATGCGTTCTTGGGAATTGGCAAAACGATCGGCTGCTTCTACATTGAGAGCCCGGCCATGAGGGGACTTTTGCGCCGCCTGAAATGCAACAATTATAAAACCCTTGTGGCAGCTTCCTCGATTATTCGTCCAGGTGTTGCGCAAAGCGGAATGATGAAAGAATATATTTTCAGACATAACCATCCCGATAAATTCGAGTATTTCCATCCGGTGTTCCAGCAGCAGCTTGGGGAAACCTACGGGATTATGGTCTATCAGGAAGACGTGATAAAAATCGCCCTTCATTATGGGGGACTTCCCGCCGCAGACGGGGATATACTCAGGCGTGCCATGTCAGGCAAAGGACGCTCGAAGGCGGCACTTCAGAAAGTGAAGGATAATTTCTTTGCTTCCTGTCAGGCGCAGGGACATCCAACCAAGCTCAGCGAGGAAATCTACCGCCAGATCGAATCTTTTGCCGGATACTCGTTCTGCAAGGCCCACTCAGCCTCTTATGCCGTGGAAAGCTACCAGAGCCTTTATCTGAAAGTGCATTATCCCATCGAGTTTATGGTAGCGGTGATCAATAATCAGGGCGGGTTTTATCGCACCGAAGTTTATGTGCATGAGGCAAGGATGTCAGGGGCCACTATTCACAATCCATGCGTGAACAAAAGCGAGTTTGAAACCACCCTTTACGGCTCGGATGTCTATCTGGGTTTTATGCACCTGCAGAGCCTGGAATCCAAAATCGCAATACTGATACAAACCGAACGTGAACAAAACGGCTCGTATAAATCCCTGGAGGATTTTATTAACCGCATTCCCATCGGTATCGAGGGCATTCAGATTTTGATTTTTATCGGCGCCTTTCGATTTACGGGCAAGACAAAAAACCAATTGCTTGTTATTGCCCGGCTTATCATGGTGAATTTCAAGCCAGAGAACAGAAACCTGATGCTGATTCAGGAACCTGTCAGGGAATATGAATTGCCTGAGCTGGCGCGTTCCGCTTTTGAAGACGCCTTTGATGAAATTGAGCTTTTAAGCTTTCCTGTATCGCGTTCCCCTTTTGAGCTGCTGCAGACCAAATTCCGCGGTGACATAATGGCCAAGGATCTTCTCAAGCACCATAAAAAAACAGTCCTAATGCTGGCTTATCTCATCTCGCGCAAACACGTACCGACCAAAATGGGCGCCATGTATTTCGGCACTTGGATCGATGCCGAAGGCGAGCTCTTCGACACGGCCCATTTCACGGGAAGCCTTAAGGAGTATCCTTTTCAGGGAGGCGGCTGTTACCTGCTCTTGGGGCATGTAGAGGTGGATTATCACTTCCCTACTATTACCGTGACCAAAATGGCCAAGATGCCTTTTATTGCCGATCCCCGCTATTCCAATGCTGATGACCGGCAGTTCACGGCTCATGAAAAAATCAAGGAAGATGTAAGCATGACCCATCGGGCACCCTATCCGCAGGAACATGAAATTAATCTGCCAAGGAATAAAATGGCAAACTGAAGCATAATTCAGTCCAAAAAAACTGTCCGTATACCTATTTATAATTGCAATAATAGCTGCAGGTAAAGGGAAATGTATTAATTTAGACTGAACCGATCCGTTAAAATGTAATTGAAAACTATATAACAATGATCAAAACAAAAAAATTACCGGCACTGCTGCTGCTGTCGCTTTTAATCTCGTGCACTTCAAAATACAAATACCACAAGATGGTGCAAACAGACTATAACCTGAATCCATTCAGGGCCAGTGACATTATCAGATCAGATACCACGGCAGGCAATTATATTGAGGCCGAAAAGAAAGAAAGCCTATTTATATTTGAGGACAATAGTGATTTCATCTTTAAAGTTTCAAAAAATCCCCCTCAAATAGACATTGTGGACAGGGAAGGCAATAATTCCAGATTTGTAGCAGAAAGAGGTTTTGAAATTACAAGCAAAAAAGCGGGGGATACTTTAATTGTGCGCTTTTTCCCAACCAAATCAACCCCAGACAACGTATTGAAATTTGGTGCTGAATATAAATTTTTCAAATAAGACAATTGTTCGGGATAAGGAGAATTAAAAGCCGTTTATTCACTTATTATCCTCAGCAAAATATCAAATATCATCACCTTCATCTCCTTATTGTAAACCGTAATATCCTCCTGGGGAATACTCCCGTGATAAATAATGTTTCTAATTCGTATGAGGTCTGTTAGTTCAACTTCATATTTACCAGGATCTAAATCTAAATACAAAATAAAATTCTCAAACTGGTCTATCAGTCCCGTTTTTTTTATAAAACTCACCTTGAGGTTTGCTTTGGAATCAAACTCCGCCTGATCCGACTCTTTTATTATTTCCCCAATTTCCTTAATTTTATTTTTAATAAACTCATTTGTCCGTTTTACGCCCTTTGTAAATTCAAATTCTTCCTTAATTATGAAAGGATTCTCCCCAAAAGGATTTTCTAAGAAATAGTTCCTGAATTTTTCTATAATATTATACAGGATCATAAACACAGAGATATCATCTAAATTTTTGATCCTTATTAAACGCGGAACTGCCTGCCGGACAAGCGCCTTATAGATTTGGTATTTTTCAAAATTCACGGACTGCGCAAACTCATAAAATGTTGGATACATATCCTTTAAAAAAAAGGCCTCATTATAATCCGGATTTTCACTCGTGAATCTGAAGACCTCTCTGGTTTTATAATTATCCAGATTATTGATACGAAGTACGGCGCTAAAAAAATCAATGTTTTTTTCCCAGTACAATGACATCAGCAGGCATAAGTCCTCACCCAGTTTCAGCAGTTCGGTGTCTTTTAGAGTTTCACTATGATCAGTCAATGTCAGGTAGGCATCCCTGGTAATCTGAAAATCTTTAACTGATGGACTTGATTTATAGGAATGATTAAAATTAAGGATAAAATCGACCGGACCAAACTTTGTCATTTTATTGTCATTGCGCTCGATAAACTTATCATTACTTTCATAATTCCCGAGCATCCCATATTGTACATACTGGTCCAGATGCAGAAAAATGTTTTCGTTCATTTTAAATCGCGCATCACCAGCGTATCTCCCATTTAGGATAAGTTCGAGATTATCTATAACAAGCATCAGGGTTTTCTTATCATGATCCCAATAGTGTGTATCCTTCATCTCAATTAGGGAACTTCCTGAAAAATCAAGGATATCAGGATGCACCCAGGCGTGCTGAGAAATTACCGGCTGTATTACCTCAAGAATATTAACCTTTGAAGTGTATAGAAAATTAAGCTTCTCATATAAAAAATCAGCTGGCTTATAATAGATCAGCAATTGCAGATGTTCCGGTTTTCTCTCATTGTATACTAGCCTGGCATCGTACTGGACATTCTGGATATCACCTTCAATTATCTCGCCTAAAAGTGCCTGATGCCCTGCCAGGTGCAGGCTTATCTGAATGTCCCTCTGAAAATATTCTTTCATTACTTTACAATTAAATAACCAGATGTAAATATATTATATTCAAGAGTATTACTTACAAAATAAACGGCTTGTTATTTCTATAGAGAAAGCTGATGCGCGGATAATACCAGACAGGCACACTTTTATATTTTATGGCGGCGCCAGAAAACCAAAGCCAAATCGCACCTTGGAAAGCCTTTAGTCTGTAATAGTCTTTAGAATTTAGAATTTTACATCTGCATAAAACTGATAATCCGATTAAGTTATGAATAATAAAACCTCAGCTGACTGATGGAATACTATTGAAATTTCTGTCCGCAGAAGCTACTAATACGGTTTAATGATTATACAAGTGATGCGATGCTGAATGATAAAAATATTGGAACAACATAAGGCAATTCAAAAATGTCAAAATTAAAAATGAGCAAGATTATGAGCGAGCAGATAACAAAAGACGATTTAAGACAATTTGCCCAAATGATTATTAATGAAATAAGAAGTGACCGCAAAAAACAGGAGGAATTCACTGCTGACTGGCTGAAAAGCAGCGCCGTAAAAAAAATTTTAAATATTTCTTCGGCTTCTCTTCAGAGCCTGCGCATTACAGGAAAAGTCAGATGCAGAAAAATACTCGGTTCTTATTACTACAGCAAAAATGATTTGACAGAGCTTTTTAAAGATTAAGCTGATGGAAATGCAAACACTACTAAAATACTTAAAGCTCTTTGAAAAAGACACACGATTGAATGTTTGGCATTTCTCATTACTCAGCGCTGTTTTATATTTGGGTTATCGGCAGGACCAAAGCAAAATTATAAAAGTAAGCAGAAGCAGAATAATGTCATTGTCCCACATAAAAACCTTGCCCACTTACCATAAATACTTTAAAGAGCTGCAGACAATGGGCTATATAAAATATACCCCATCTTATAACCCTGGCTATAGAAGTGAAGTTGAGCTATTGTTTAACTAATAGAAGCGGCTCTCTGGAATATTAGATTCTACCTTTCTAATCATGTAAAATTTACCATTAATTATATAAAAAAAACTAAAATATAGACCTTGATTTTAGATATTAAATGCAATTTTATTACGAGTATTATATAATTAAGAATCCAGCAAAAGGGCAGCTGACTTTAGGTTAGTAACTTTAAATAACAGTTGTTTTTACAGCAAAAATATTTTGATCTCATTGCAGTGAATTATTAAAAACTTCCATTGATTCTGGTTATTTCTCACTTGGTGCAGCCATGTAATTAGTAATATTCTCTATGATATTTTAGTATTTAGTCGCCACAATACAAAGTTAAATCTGTGTCCCAATTCCACAATAGCAAGTAGTAAAGTGTTTGGCAGGGAAGAATTATAAGCCCAGGCCGATGGTGAAAGAAATATCAATGTGAGTGGTTGTACAGTTTAAAATGGCGTTGAATCTGTACGTGTTTTAACATTTTATTTTAAAAAATCCAAAAAATATATGTAAATTTGTTTTCATAATTCTTTTATATGAATCGATTTCACATCATATTGATTGTCATGCTTGGCTTTTTCTTAATGCCAACAGACACTTTTGCTTGTGGAAAAAATGTGGCAGATCATTCCTGCACAAAAAAAACGTCTACGTCTGATAAAGATGAAGATGATTGTTGTTCTAAAAAGAATCATTCAGGCAATAAAAATCATGATGGTTGTGGCGGAAAATGCGGACATTCAATGTGTGGTTGTGCTTCAGTGTGCAATGGAGGAATCACTTTCGTAAACCAGCTTGAATTCAAAAAAATTACTTTCAGTATTTTTTCTCAAAAACAAAAATTCTACAATTCAGAAACCTCAATTTTAACAGGTTTCTATTCTATTTGGCTTATACCTAAAATAAGCTAAAAACCTTTTTTGATAGCCATACGTGTGCCAAAAAAGGAAACCATTTGCTTTTCATTATTTTAATTTTTCGCTTATATAGAATAATAGTCTGTACAACTCGTATATACAATTATTTCTCATAAGGCTACTTTCAATTCTAATACATTTTAAAATGAAATCAATTCAAAAAGGATTGATGGCAATTACAATATTGCTATCAGTCATAGTGTATGGCGCACCTATAAAAAATGCCAAAACCGTAAACACAAAAATTTATGGTAATTGTCTAATGTGCAAAACTGCTATTGAAAAATCTGGAAACATCAAAAATATCGCTTCGGTAAACTGGGATGAGAACACCAAAATTGCCGCCATTACCTACGACCAGAAAAAAACAAATCAGGATGAGATCCTAAAACGAATTGCGTTAGCGGGATATGACAGTGAGCAGTTCCTAGCTCCTGCCGATGCATATGCAAAACTTCCTCAATGCTGCCAATACGAAAGAACAAATAAGACAGCTGCTCCAATAAAAGAATCAAAAATGGATATGGCGAAGATGGATCATTCCCAGCATACAACCGCAGTTTTCCCAGATACTCAGCAAGACAGTCCATTTAAAACAATTTTCAACAACTACTTTGAGCTAAAAGATGCTTTGGTGAAAACAGATGCCAAGACTACTGCAATCAAATCTAAAGAGCTTCTTACTGCAATCAATGCCGTTAAAATGGACAACCTAAAGCCAAAAGAACATACGGTATGGATGAATGTAATGAAAAGTTTAGCTACAGATGCAAAAAACATTTCTGAAACCCAAGATATTAAGAAACAAAGAGAATCTTTTAAAAGCTTATCTAAAAACACTTACGATCTTATAAAATCTACCAATCAGCCACAACCGGTTTATTATAATCATTGCCCAATGGTTGATGGAAATTGGCTCAGCAAAGAAAGCAGTATCAAGAATCCTTATTACGGCTCCCAGATGCTAAGCTGTGGATCAACTATAGACACAATCAAATAATCCCCTATCAAAAAAGAATAATTCGTATCATACTCACTAATGAATGTTGGACAAAACAACATTTAATAAGAGATTAAAAACTAGAAAAAATGAAAAAAATAATTTTCTCAACCCTTATAATGGCAATTTTATTTACAGCCTGTAATTCAAAAAGCAAAGAAACTGCAGCTCCTGAAACTGCTTCTGGAACAACCCAGAATGATTCACAATTGTATGCCTGCTCTATGCATCCTGAAGTTACAGGAAAAAAAGGAGACACATGTTCCAAATGCGGAATGGAATTAACCGAGCCAATAGAGCAAACTACTGAAAAAAGAGCGGAGCAAAAAACAACCCAGGCTGCTGAAGCAACATTTTCTATAAACAAAATTGTGCGTAATTACCTGAACCTGAAAAATGCATTAACCACGGATGATGCAAAAGGAGCTGCAAATGCTGGAAAAGAGTTGTATGCAATTTTTAATAACACAGATCCCAATTCAATCGATGCGAAATTAAAGACAGAATATTTTGACATTGCTGATGATGCCAAAGAACACGCAGAACATATTGGAGCTAACGGTGGAAATATCGAACACCAGCGAGAGCATTTCGCCATGTTAAGTAAAGACATAAATGATTTGATGAAAACTTTCAAGTCAGAGCAGAAATTGTATCAGGATTTTTGCCCTATGTATGATGGTGGAAAAGGAGCAATCTGGATTAGCGAAACAAAGGAGATAAAAAACCCTTACTATGGTTCCAAAATGCTTACCTGCGGTTCAATGAAAAAACAATTTTAAAATGAAACGATTCATTAGAAAGATTCTTTTTATTGGGTTAATTATTTTTATACTGATGCAATTGTATCAGCCTGCCCGAAATTCCGATTACGGGCAGGTTTTACCAATTCATATTTCCAAGGTGTACACCATTCCACAAAATGTGCAAACAATCCTTGAAAACTCCTGCTATGACTGCCATAGCAATACGACGAGATATCCATGGTATTCCTATATACAGCCAGCACGCAGCTTTATGGAAGGGCATATCAAAGAAGGAAAAGAAAATTTGAATTTTAGCCAGTGGGGAAGTTATTCCAAACGAAAACAGGAAAATAAATTAGACCGAATTGCCAAGCAGATAAAAGCCAACGAAATGCCTTTGGCTTCCTACACGCTGATCCATAAAAATGCAGTGCTGAATACTGTTCAGAAAGAACAGCTCCTCAATTGGATTGAAAAAGTAAGCGATAGTCTTGCACAAATAAATTAAATCTATGGTACACAAATTAATAGAATGGTCGCTGCGAAACCGTTATATCGTTTT encodes:
- a CDS encoding DUF3347 domain-containing protein translates to MKKIIFSTLIMAILFTACNSKSKETAAPETASGTTQNDSQLYACSMHPEVTGKKGDTCSKCGMELTEPIEQTTEKRAEQKTTQAAEATFSINKIVRNYLNLKNALTTDDAKGAANAGKELYAIFNNTDPNSIDAKLKTEYFDIADDAKEHAEHIGANGGNIEHQREHFAMLSKDINDLMKTFKSEQKLYQDFCPMYDGGKGAIWISETKEIKNPYYGSKMLTCGSMKKQF
- a CDS encoding DNA polymerase III subunit alpha, with the translated sequence MYLNCHSFHSLRYGTIPLEDLISHASSCGVTAMALTDINTVTGIYDFIKGCDAAGIKPLVGMEFRSEHELRYIGLAKNASGLAEMNRFLTSHNYEKTPLPFLAPDFSNVFVIYPLENAPLSLAENEFIGIRPEQLQKLVLSEWKTRQEKMVILQPVTFRTKREYNLHKILRAIDLNLILSRLSLNDYCRESEIMVPQERILNCYEQYPHIISNTQKIINECDFIFDFTTPKNKKFYTNSKRDDMILLTSLAKQGLEWRYGKNNAEAKSRMFKELKVIEQLEFSGYFLITADIIRFSTSQGFLHIGRGSGANSIIAYCLGITDICPLELDLYFERFLNLNRKSPPDFDIDWSWKERDVILEYIFSRYGYDHVAFCGTNVEFKYRSIFREVGKVFGLPKEELDALAKNPMTLHATNKVVKQVQEYGMLLAKYPNQRSMHSCGILISQEPITNYSPLEMPPKGFPIVLFDMHIAEDIGLEKFDILSQRGIGHIDDSVKLIEKNRGIRLNIRDTSISKNEASCNAFLGIGKTIGCFYIESPAMRGLLRRLKCNNYKTLVAASSIIRPGVAQSGMMKEYIFRHNHPDKFEYFHPVFQQQLGETYGIMVYQEDVIKIALHYGGLPAADGDILRRAMSGKGRSKAALQKVKDNFFASCQAQGHPTKLSEEIYRQIESFAGYSFCKAHSASYAVESYQSLYLKVHYPIEFMVAVINNQGGFYRTEVYVHEARMSGATIHNPCVNKSEFETTLYGSDVYLGFMHLQSLESKIAILIQTEREQNGSYKSLEDFINRIPIGIEGIQILIFIGAFRFTGKTKNQLLVIARLIMVNFKPENRNLMLIQEPVREYELPELARSAFEDAFDEIELLSFPVSRSPFELLQTKFRGDIMAKDLLKHHKKTVLMLAYLISRKHVPTKMGAMYFGTWIDAEGELFDTAHFTGSLKEYPFQGGGCYLLLGHVEVDYHFPTITVTKMAKMPFIADPRYSNADDRQFTAHEKIKEDVSMTHRAPYPQEHEINLPRNKMAN
- the dinB gene encoding DNA polymerase IV codes for the protein MERSIVHIDMNTFFVSCERLTNSELNGIPLIIGGGERGVVASCSYEARRFGVRSAMPIHMAMKLCPQAKIMKGDMELYSRLSHDITEIIQEKAPVVEKASIDEFYLDITGMDKFHGSYKWTSELAQTIIKETGLPLTFALSINKTVSKIGTGEGKQKQNLEIPQHLVQSFLNPLSVQKIPMVGDKTFQLLSRIGIRTIETLSKMPCDVLQQMIGKNGSELWKKANGIDNNPVEPYTERKSISTEHTFSQDTIDIDRLKRVILGMIEKLAFQLRSEEWLTSTVTIKIRYANFDTETKQCRVQYTSADHILTKTVTDLFEKLYQRRMRLRLIGVRFSGLVRGTYQIDLFQDTEEMLALYQAMDRMKTRYGFDAVMRCAGASFKPNTKNEILKRKSQ
- a CDS encoding DNA-binding protein; translation: MSKLKMSKIMSEQITKDDLRQFAQMIINEIRSDRKKQEEFTADWLKSSAVKKILNISSASLQSLRITGKVRCRKILGSYYYSKNDLTELFKD
- a CDS encoding DUF3347 domain-containing protein, whose protein sequence is MKSIQKGLMAITILLSVIVYGAPIKNAKTVNTKIYGNCLMCKTAIEKSGNIKNIASVNWDENTKIAAITYDQKKTNQDEILKRIALAGYDSEQFLAPADAYAKLPQCCQYERTNKTAAPIKESKMDMAKMDHSQHTTAVFPDTQQDSPFKTIFNNYFELKDALVKTDAKTTAIKSKELLTAINAVKMDNLKPKEHTVWMNVMKSLATDAKNISETQDIKKQRESFKSLSKNTYDLIKSTNQPQPVYYNHCPMVDGNWLSKESSIKNPYYGSQMLSCGSTIDTIK
- a CDS encoding heme-binding domain-containing protein, which gives rise to MKRFIRKILFIGLIIFILMQLYQPARNSDYGQVLPIHISKVYTIPQNVQTILENSCYDCHSNTTRYPWYSYIQPARSFMEGHIKEGKENLNFSQWGSYSKRKQENKLDRIAKQIKANEMPLASYTLIHKNAVLNTVQKEQLLNWIEKVSDSLAQIN